A stretch of Chiloscyllium punctatum isolate Juve2018m chromosome 34, sChiPun1.3, whole genome shotgun sequence DNA encodes these proteins:
- the LOC140458897 gene encoding fructose-bisphosphate aldolase B-like, which translates to MTHQFLSLTPEQKAELANVAQRIVAPGKGILAADESVGTMGKRLKNINVENTEENRRFFRQVLFTADSEVSECIGGIIFFHETLYQKTDDGTPFPELVKEKGIAVGIKVDKGVVPLAGTDGETVTQGLDGLAERCAQYKKDGAVFAKWRSVLRITDKAPSTLAIEENAWVLARYASICQQQGLVPIVEPEILTDGSHDLQRCQYVTEKVLAACYKALNDHHVYLEGTLLKPNMVTAGHCCTRKFSPEEIGMATVTALRRTVPAAVPGICFLSGGQSEEEASVNLNAINLCPLRKPWKLSFSFGRALQASALIAWSGKEDNAELAQEAYAKRAKINGLASKGEYTPSGDTNIAANYSLYTENYSY; encoded by the exons GCACCATGGGAAAGCGTCTGAAGAACATTAACGTGGAGAACACGGAGGAGAATCGCAGGTTTTTCCGGCAGGTTCTGTTCACTGCGGACAGCGAGGTCAGCGAATGCATTGGGGGGATCATCTTCTTCCACGAGACCCTGTACCAGAAAACCGACGATGGCACCCCGTTTCCTGAACTAGTCAAGGAGAAAGGCATTGCTGTAGGGATTAAG GTTGATAAGGGAGTGGTGCCATTGGCTGGCACAGACGGAGAGACAGTAACACAAG GGTTGGACGGACTCGCTGAGCGCTGTGCCCAGTACAAGAAAGATGGCGCAGTGTTCGCCAAGTGGCGGAGTGTGCTGCGGATCACCGACAAGGCGCCGTCGACGCTGGCCATTGAGGAGAACGCCTGGGTTCTGGCGCGTTACGCCAGCATCTGCCAGCAG CAAGGCCTGGTACCCATCGTGGAGCCGGAGATCCTGACTGACGGGAGCCACGACCTTCAGCGCTGCCAGTACGTGACCGAGAAG GTCCTAGCTGCCTGTTATAAGGCTCTCAATGATCACCATGTCTACCTGGAGGGGACCCTGCTCAAACCTAACATGGTGACCGCTGGACACTGCTGTACCAGGAAGTTCAGTCCAGAGGAGATTGGCATGGCAACTGTCACTGCCTTGCGCCGCACTGTCCCTGCAGCTGTGCCAG gtaTCTGTTTCCTGTCCGGAGGTCAGAGTGAGGAGGAGGCCTCTGTTAACCTCAATGCCATTAACCTGTGCCCCCTGCGGAAACCCTGGAAACTGAGCTTTTCCTTTGGCCGGGCCCTGCAGGCTTCGGCCCTCATTGCCTGGTCCGGCAAAGAGGACAACGCAGAGTTGGCGCAAGAGGCCTATGCCAAGAGAGCCAAG ATTAACGGCTTGGCATCTAAAGGCGAATATACCCCATCAGGAGATACCAATATCGCTGCTAACTACTCACTCTACACTGAGAACTACAGTTACTGA